From a single Nocardioides panacis genomic region:
- a CDS encoding response regulator, which produces MTSVLVVDDDPAIQRTLAIGLRARGYDVLPARDGRTAVDACHDDEPDVVLLDLGLPDLSGVEVLRTIREWSQVPVIVLSARHGSDDKVEALDVGADDYVTKPFGMDELLARVRAAVRRAVPDQPPAPVVTDAFTVDLAATRVYRDGEEVRLTPTEWRLLEALVTRPGRLVSQRQLLSEGWGPGYTVETNYLRVYLAGLRRKLEADPSRPRHLVTEPGMGYRFVP; this is translated from the coding sequence GTGACCAGCGTGCTCGTCGTCGACGACGACCCGGCGATCCAGCGGACGCTGGCGATCGGGCTGCGGGCCCGGGGGTACGACGTGCTGCCGGCCCGCGACGGACGGACCGCCGTCGACGCCTGCCACGACGACGAGCCGGACGTGGTGCTGCTCGACCTCGGGCTGCCCGACCTGTCCGGCGTGGAGGTGCTCCGGACGATCCGGGAGTGGAGCCAGGTGCCGGTGATCGTGCTGTCCGCGCGGCACGGGTCGGACGACAAGGTCGAGGCGCTCGACGTGGGCGCCGACGACTACGTCACCAAGCCGTTCGGCATGGACGAGCTGCTGGCGCGGGTGCGGGCCGCCGTACGCCGCGCGGTGCCCGACCAGCCGCCGGCGCCCGTCGTGACCGACGCGTTCACCGTCGACCTCGCGGCGACCCGGGTCTACCGCGACGGCGAGGAGGTCCGGCTCACCCCGACGGAGTGGCGGCTGCTCGAGGCGCTGGTGACCCGGCCCGGGCGGCTGGTGTCGCAGCGCCAGCTGCTCAGCGAGGGCTGGGGGCCCGGGTACACCGTCGAGACCAACTACCTGCGGGTCTACCTCGCCGGGCTGCGCCGCAAGCTGGAGGCCGACCCGTCCCGGCCGCGGCACCTCGTCACCGAGCCCGGCATGGGCTACCGCTTCGTGCCCTGA